A stretch of Coccidioides posadasii str. Silveira chromosome 2, complete sequence DNA encodes these proteins:
- a CDS encoding uncharacterized protein (EggNog:ENOG410PXHN), protein MREWFQLNNTIIWAPDTTNDIMNSALAHLEHLHAANMRHELPTEFIGRPSTLEIRTKRYNLEELLEIAEESYCNLQKERETTGSVVIPQLMCWWNDKLQGASAVVLTRVNGEYDMYYHHQRMMGGRDNYGWLRTMYHSIGPQLMRQDPAHYLWYILTRPDHAWKLVSYPYYAKYAKPGDKTGFCHIDVNVADTITN, encoded by the coding sequence ATGAGAGAGTGGTTTCAACTGAACAACACCATCATCTGGGCCCCTGACACTACCAATGACATAATGAACAGTGCCTTGGCACACCTAGAACACCTGCATGCCGCCAATATGCGTCATGAACTGCCGACCGAATTCATAGGACGCCCGTCGACCCTTGAGATACGCACCAAGCGCTATAACCTGGAGGAACTGCTGGAGATTGCTGAGGAATCCTACTGCAACCTTCAAAAAGAACGGGAAACTACTGGATCTGTGGTCATTCCTCAGCTTATGTGCTGGTGGAATGATAAGCTCCAAGGCGCTTCCGCTGTGGTACTTACTCGCGTCAATGGTGAATATGATATGTACTATCATCACCAACGAATGATGGGAGGCAGGGACAACTATGGTTGGCTGAGAACCATGTACCATAGCATTGGTCCACAGCTAATGCGCCAGGATCCAGCACACTACTTGTGGTACATACTAACTAGGCCAGATCACGCCTGGAAGCTAGTCTCCTACCCCTATTATGCCAAGTACGCGAAGCCAGGAGATAAGACAGGATTCTGCCACATTGATGTTAATGTTGCTGACACCATTACCAATTGA
- a CDS encoding uncharacterized protein (EggNog:ENOG410Q0UY~TransMembrane:1 (o341-363i)), with amino-acid sequence MGHHWGRRHKSKHGALFAANSKKLDEDEAAVRGGGLVLPEPGEDDTPPRSVHADGDSHHSTDPAHVAEQLHGRLTKHIYARQVQSASDSVLVKTVIHLVRQNGATIGTYTLATLPATVSNSELGVVTIPSETNSPIIVPSLSEETPASQTAPATVSATGIPSLSEVPTLSSVVDSASIPSASQPQPPTSDPASSAIITQPTNIHLAPSSPTSAVPIVSSPPPVSSDVYPDTLSSASSTLIVPSPSDSETVTISPSIQTTIPPISTDSTSFVFTNSTSTPTTITSTSSFSIATSSSTYSKTSTVLHVGGGGIFPTDNGGSGPTDSFTENQGSDSENLSPPRIIGAVVGSVSGFVLILLIILFAIRSRKRKSSQTRALSDTSDRDLMVGRGPTARSDFNISPRSSVIIANFFAPARALSRWRNSGQLIRSEEFTPAQRGFEKLGGRKLKSVLETGGDGYDNEFGVSEKVYESGALAKELGRVGVASPSYNPQTDKETGQSRSIPSPPLGRPASRDSDTSEQVLFRPSPARAVTTESSISGVSLPTSARTGITTRTSQPHPPPRSPLRTFSSDAVGRSHHSADGSRASRFTEGI; translated from the coding sequence ATGGGCCACCATTGGGGAAGGAGACATAAAAGCAAGCATGGAGCTTTATTTGCAGCAAACTCTAAGAAGCTGGACGAGGATGAAGCTGCTGTAAGAGGTGGAGGTCTTGTGCTTCCGGAACCTGGGGAGGATGACACACCGCCGAGAAGCGTCCATGCTGATGGAGACTCACACCACAGCACAGACCCAGCCCATGTGGCCGAGCAGTTACACGGACGACTGACGAAACACATCTATGCGCGTCAGGTTCAGTCAGCGTCAGACTCTGTGCTTGTCAAGACTGTCATCCATCTTGTTCGCCAGAATGGCGCAACTATTGGAACATATACACTTGCAACATTGCCAGCAACTGTATCGAACTCAGAGCTTGGTGTCGTCACAATTCCCTCGGAAACAAACTCTCCAATTATTGTGCCCTCCCTCTCGGAAGAGACTCCAGCATCCCAGACGGCTCCCGCCACTGTTTCAGCAACTGGAATACCATCCTTGTCTGAGGTTCCAACCCTCTCCAGCGTCGTCGACTCGGCGTCCATCCCTTCAGCTTCACAACCACAGCCGCCCACATCTGATCCTGCATCATCCGCGATTATTACCCAGCCCACAAATATCCATCTAGCCCCTTCTTCGCCTACCTCAGCCGTCCCTATCGTGTCGTCGCCGCCACCCGTCTCTTCGGACGTTTACCCTGATACACTTTCATCCGCCAGCTCAACCCTCATCGTCCCGTCTCCGTCAGACAGCGAGACTGTCACTATTTCCCCAAGTATCCAGACCACTATTCCACCGATCTCTACGGATTCAACTTCTTTTGTCTTCACGAACTCCACTTCTACCCCTACTACAATAACATCGACCTCGTCATTCTCAATTGCTACTTCTTCATCTACGTATTCGAAAACATCGACTGTCCTCCACGTTGGTGGGGGTGGGATTTTCCCAACCGACAACGGTGGATCGGGGCCTACCGATTCCTTTACTGAGAATCAGGGTTCAGACAGCGAAAATCTCTCTCCACCACGCATTATCGGAGCTGTTGTTGGCTCGGTTTCTGGTTTCGTTCTGATCTTACTGATAATCCTGTTTGCAATCCGTTCTCGGAAACGCAAATCTTCGCAAACCCGTGCCCTCTCTGATACCTCAGACCGGGATTTGATGGTCGGAAGAGGGCCTACCGCGCGTAGTGACTTTAATATCAGTCCTCGTTCGAGCGTTATCATCGCAAACTTCTTTGCCCCAGCGCGAGCTCTCAGCCGATGGAGAAACTCGGGCCAATTGATCCGATCGGAAGAATTCACACCAGCTCAACGCGGCTTCGAAAAACTCGGAGGCAGAAAGCTCAAGTCCGTCTTGGAGACAGGCGGCGATGGCTATGATAACGAGTTCGGGGTCAGCGAGAAAGTTTACGAGTCTGGGGCTTTGGCGAAAGAGTTAGGAAGAGTCGGTGTCGCATCTCCATCATACAACCCCCAAACCGACAAAGAAACCGGTCAATCTCGAAGTATTCCCTCTCCACCGCTTGGTCGTCCTGCGTCGCGGGACAGCGACACATCCGAACAAGTCTTGTTCCGCCCATCTCCTGCGAGAGCAGTCACCACTGAAAGCTCTATCTCCGGAGTGAGCCTGCCCACCAGTGCTAGAACCGGCATCACCACTCGGACGTCGCAGCCCCACCCACCACCACGCTCGCCGCTGAGAACTTTCTCAAGCGATGCTGTGGGTAGAAGCCATCATAGCGCGGACGGCAGTCGTGCCAGTCGATTCACTGAGGGAATTTAa